CCTACTCTCACTCCTATGCTGCTGCTTCCTACTCTGCTCACTACCTTGCTCCTTACCCTGCTCCCTACTCTCACCCCTATGCTGCTGCTCCCTATGCTGCCGCTCCCTATGCTGCTCCCTATGCTGCTGCTCCCTATGCTTATGCTTTTGCTGCCTTTGCTGACCTTAACGCTGACCCTCACGCTGACCCTCACGCTGAACTTAACGCTGACCCTCATGCTGACCTTAACGCTGTCCctcatgatggtgatgatgatatgAACGATGAAATTAACCGTATGCTTCAAAGATACAGGTTAGGGCTCcccgatgaggaggaggactctgacaTCGATGTCGTGGGTGAGTTTGCGTTACAGGTCCCTTTACTGGACATTGAAGACATCGGGCCAGTGCTCCCAGAAGACTCTTTTGAGGAGCTCCTGGATGCAGATGTTCTTGAATCTCCCTCAACTTCTGGCCTCGACTCCTCGGCAAAACGGCGCAGGGACGAGAGCGACGGGGAGGAGTCTGCTGCGAAGAGGGCGCGTTAGTCTGAAGACAGCGACTCTGATTGACAATCCTCCGGGAAGCTTCGGAGCAACCACTGAGTCCACTTGCAGCAGGAACAGTGTTTGCCATGGTAGCCTTTGCGTCTGGCAGGGCTAGTGTCCCCCATGTAGCGTCTTGCATTGGGGCTTTTCTGTATTATGTAGTCATATTTGCACAAGACATCGGTCAACCTTTATTTCATCCTGAGGCCTTTGCGTCTGGCGGGGCTGTTGACCCCTTCTGCAGGTACTGGTATCCTTTGCGTCTGGCAGGGCTTGTGTCCCCCATGTAGCGTCTTGCTCTggggcttttcttcttctttgcgcGGTGGATCGATCAACTTTTCTTTCATCCTGACGGCCGGCCTTTGCGACTGGCTTGGCCGGCGCTGCCTCAGGTAGCCTTTGCGTCTGGCAGAGGCGTTGACACCCcgagcatgtagcctttgcgtCTGGCAGGGCTGAAGAAGACAAAAATGCTTTTATGTCTCGTTTtatgcctccccctcccccacagtgTCCACATTCCTTTACAGGTTAAGAGTGAAGGTATCAGTGAAAACTGACAAACAACAGAGTAAGTAGAACTCCCAAGGTTAGAAATGCCTTCATATGGCCAAATATAGTGTATGCCGTTATGGAAATTCataatattcaaatatttacaATTACTTCCCATACTAATTATGTTTTTATCCCATTTGGCCGTGTGAAAAAGTAAGTACCAGCGTCGGTTTTGTTCAGACAGTGACCTATAACATGAATACAAAGTAATATTATGCAAAGATAATTTGCCCGTGCCACTTACCATTATGTGTTGTTACCTCTCTCACTTTGCCACCTGAGATGCTGCTGTTCAATGTGGACGAAAAAGGTAAGTAACTTAGAATAATCTGTAACCTACAGGCAACGTTAGAAGTAGATTCTTTTATTCTATTGTGAATCTGTTTATGCACTTTGTATGTTGACTCTATTatgcaaatattgtttttactgaCCAATACTTTAACCACACTCCaactgagctgctgctgttcaccGAGGACCAAAAGGTGAGTGTGAGCACAACGACTATATATCATCACCAAGTTTATCTGTAGAAATATAGGAATATAATTAGAGTACGAGCTTGTGACCTGTAAGAATAAGATAAAACCTGAGTAACTTGGTTCTCCGCGTTACATCACCGATTCAATGATCAAAATGTAATATGTGTTACTCACTGTTATTTTTAACAGGCCGCTACCTCTCGCTGTGGACTAAAAGATGAGTAAGAGTATCTGACTTCTGTAATATGTATATAAAGtaatgtgtgttattgtgtaaaCTAGCTCTTTGTGCACCTCAGTATCCTTAAACTGTCACTAATTCAATAACTCAAAGGTGTTTGTGCCCCAGACAGAAAAGTGTCAATAGTGAATGATAACATCAATATTTAGGTGTATTTGCTGGCCTTTCTCACTCTGACGTTCACACAGGGAGCAGCAAAGGAGGAAGAGCCGGACTCCGGGTTCCTGCAGGACATCCAGGGCTACACGTTGAACACTAAAAAGAAACGCCCACATTCCACTCCCAGGACAAGATGGAGAGCAGCTAAGTTGAACTACTTCCTGTTCTTCTGTTTCAGAGACTCAACTTCCTGCACTACATCCAGGGTGACCATGACGACAGAAGACAATCGCTCACTCCCGACCAGGTGAGAAGGACCGTGACCAGAGGAGAGCTTTAGGCGTCCACGGTTCAGTGGAGTAAGTGAGGAAGTAGCTTGTTGCTAACATTCAGAGACATAAAGAGTAAACATGTGATGATATTTCTCACAGCTAACCTCCCTCaacatatttcatttatccaACACTGTGTGTAGAAGATGAAGCCTGTGAATGTTTCTAGATTACAATAACATGCGGCTGATATTGTTAGAATAGAGGATTTATTGTGAACACCAACAGTCAGTGTAACTGAATCTGGATATGAGATATTGCAGAGCTGACAAAGGGAAATACATGTTGTATCTCCTCACCAAATAGAAAGAGGAAACACGTGTATCTCTTGTTTATAGGGCAGCACTCCTGTTGTATCCTTTGGAAATCCTCGTGGTCCTGAGAGTGGATGTAAACAGAAGTGCAAGCAGCCGTCCACTCAGAACATTTCTCCACCTCACTGTTTAGATGAAGAATTCAATAAAACACTTCTCATAGAACCCTTTTGTTTTGGGAGATTTCTTTGGTTCAATCTCATGTTCATGTGAACCTTTTGGAGCGTTGAATCGGTCGCAGGTGTCATGAAATGCATCCTGGTTTAAATGGCCCTAAACCAGCTTTGGATCTTTCAACAAGCAGGCACACCGATTCATGTGGATTACTCTGtagaacagcggttcccaaactcaagaatgccgcggcccaatttgaaatctgaaaaccttttgcggcccacccaaacctttaatcacaactctgatcaaaacataaactagggatgattaaatgaccttaagaatttaaccgattaaaaatgtattaacaatgttttgtataccattttctccggagctcctatatatttactttaacactacaagagggcgccccatttgacattgttttgtttggcggcgccttttgttgaataacgataGTCGGACAAGAGCTGGTCagataaaataatttaaatcatatttatattcatttaaaacttttcaaaattgaaaattaaaaacatttattgtaaatgacctctcgcggcccacactttgggaatcgctgctgtaGAACATTTCCACTTCCATAATAATACGTATTTCATGAGGTAATTAAGCTTCAAGTTGGGTCTACTGGAGACGAGTAGACATTTCCTAATGCTTCTTCCTCATCTACTTGAGCTCATCAGAACACGTGTAATCATTCAGGTCTGGGGATGTTTCCACATACAGCAGCATGATGTAACAAGTAGGCATTCAAGTCACTGTACATGGAGAATGTAACCACTGCATGCACCTCTTGTACTGGAAACAATGCAGCCTTAATAAACATACGGTAGCCCTGCACCTTGATCTCTCCATTTTGTATTGGATGAAGTGTGTTCTTCATTAACTGCACTGGTTTCAAAAAGGAGGATAAAATGACTTAGTTTCCCAGTGTAGcatctctacagaagcctcggcttccctttcacgccgGTCTGTTGTCTGATCCTGGTCCAGCTGTTTCACCTCTAGTTTCTCCGCGAGTTCTTCTGTCAAACGGTTCTTTGAGGAGAGAATGTACCGAGTTAGGGTTTGGTCTTGTTGGAGAGACACTGCTTGCCATTGTCATGTCGCTAGATAGGCGCGTCGCAAGACTCGCCCTGACGAGGCGCAGCGTGGGGCGACGAAGGGTTGGACCCAAatctaaatgtattttaggCCGCTGAAATTATAAcgtcactcattaactttatcagtgattggctaactgcttATTCGACTCTCCGCCTTTGGGGCCCGGTCCGACCTGagccagctgagacatgcagacaagcggagaggacgtgcaggaaaaacatattttgcgcagatatctgaatttacaaatattaccgggtatataatccatgtttcaaaaacacaaatattgactatttgtaaaatgtatttttattataaaacacaaattaaaaaaaacattcctgtcgCTCAAGGTGGGGCCACACGCCCCATTGCCCTCAATGGACCAGACGATCGGctcgttgtgttttcttttatacCGATTTGTTTTGCTTCCCGgtgtgcagcgctgttgttccgtttggttaccgctactgcGCGTAGGCCGGAGGGGGGCGTTACACCTTTATGACCAGGGCAGTACTCCAAGCAGCGGCGCTTGGAGTGACAGTGAAAATGacattagattacattacagctttttattattatttattttttattattttgcccAGGAAGAAATTAGGGGATAAGTGTCTTGCTCCGGGACCTTCAGGGACCTTCCCTGAGCAAAACAGGGAAGGTTCCTGTCTTGCTATACTTTGGCTATAGAATGACTTTAGTGGACTTATTAGAGGTAAAAAGGAGTTGTATTAACTGTGTAAGATGGATGTCCAAGTTTTTTTCGGATGAGACCAGACCAATGTACCGCTAGTTGATACCGGC
This portion of the Gasterosteus aculeatus chromosome 6, fGasAcu3.hap1.1, whole genome shotgun sequence genome encodes:
- the LOC120821079 gene encoding uncharacterized protein LOC120821079; this translates as MSSSGPPAVEPLLSRVRRWILAFASEPLWPLFADRPVVQRALDDVVLPDYEDELKEAEPPRGDGEPQVPPPPPFAAPFAAPYPAPYSHPYAAAPYPASYAASYAATPFPPPFPPPFAAHYLAPYPAPYSHPYAAAPYPAPYAAPYAAAPFVAPYPAHYPAHYLAPYPAPYSHSYAAASYSAHYLAPYPAPYSHPYAAAPYAAAPYAAPYAAAPYAYAFAAFADLNADPHADPHAELNADPHADLNAVPHDGDDDMNDEINRMLQRYRLGLPDEEEDSDIDVVGEFALQVPLLDIEDIGPVLPEDSFEELLDADVLESPSTSGLDSSAKRRRDESDGEESAAKRAR